From the Gammaproteobacteria bacterium genome, the window GACGGTTGGTCGGAATTACTACCGTTGTTGGAAGTCATGTGTTGGAAGTCATGAATCCGAAGAATATTTGGCGATGAAAAGACCGCTAAGGCTTCCAAGGATTAACCAGAAAAGGCCGTTGGCAATGGCTGCGGCCACAATAAAGTGCTCACTGAGTTGTTCTACGGCATTGGGTGTAACGTGTTCGGGGGTCGGGGCGCCAACGACATGAGGGCAAATCAGTAATAGCAGGCCAATGCCTTTAAACAGAGTCTTGCGAGTGAAAACCAGTAACGACAAGCCGAGTGCAGAAGAGACAACAGTACTGATCCACCATATTTGTTGCATGTACAGATCGGCAGCAGCCGTGCCGGGGACTTTGGGTTTTAAACCTAACGAAGGTGCCACGAAGAACACAAAAAAGCCGGCTAAACCCCACAATAGCCCTATATGCCATCCTTTGTGTCCGGTCAGGGCGATACCACTGACCACCACCAGTGCAAATCCAATTCCC encodes:
- a CDS encoding CbtA family protein codes for the protein MIRSILIAALMAGTVAGILFTGIQRIQVTPLIAEAELLENRSETTHMEETPILDSIPHRHSHIHVHEDEQPPYLRLLLTLIANILAGIGFALVVVSGIALTGHKGWHIGLLWGLAGFFVFFVAPSLGLKPKVPGTAAADLYMQQIWWISTVVSSALGLSLLVFTRKTLFKGIGLLLLICPHVVGAPTPEHVTPNAVEQLSEHFIVAAAIANGLFWLILGSLSGLFIAKYSSDS